DNA from Candidatus Cloacimonas acidaminovorans str. Evry:
AAGAGGATTATTAGACAATATAGCTTTTTATTCATTAGCTTTCCTAAAATACGCTGAATTTAATGTATTTTTTGGGGTTTTCCTTAATATCTTTAATGAGGGCATTGAGATTATCGGTTGCATTGGTGATTTTTTCATATAACTGCTTATCATTTAGTAATAAACCAGCAGTACCTGCGTTTTCGGTAAGGGCTTTGGCAGAACGATTCAAATTGGCAGAAAGAATTTTTAACGAATCCAAAGTAGCAGAAAGTTTCTCTATAGTTATGTTCCCTTCCACCAAAGTATTTTTTAAGGGTTCTTTATTTTCCGCTATAACTTCCTGCAGAGAAGAGGTTAAATCCTCAATTTTATTCACTGTAATAACGAGTTCCTGTTTTATTTCTTTAGCTAAATTGCCCATTTCAGTTACTGTGCCATCGGCATTTTGCACTAACTTTCGGGAACTTTGCAGTAAGCCATTGGGAGAATTAAGTAATTTAACCGTTTCATTCAATTCATCCAAGCCCGCAGATGCTTTACTAATCAATTCCATCATACCTTCCGGGGAAGTTCCCTGTTGCAATTTTTTTATATTTAGGGGATTTTTTCCATCTCCCGGAATAATGTTTAATGCCTTTCCACCCATCAAAGAACTGTCCGAAACCAGAAACCGTGTTCCTTCCGTTAAAATTATATCACTTCTGATATTAGCAGTTGTAATTACCTTATCTTTGCTCGCAGTTATGCTTTTTACTCTACCAACTTCCATTCCGCGATACATAACTTTATCGCCAACTTCCAAACCCATCACATTTGGAAAGGCAATTTTCAGTTCATAATGGGAACGGACTGCTAAACGACCGCTAAGCCAAAAATAACTAAAAACCAGAATCAGACAGATAACAATTGTCCAGATACCTGTTTTTATTTGCACGCTACGCAGGTTAGGATAGAATTTCTTCATTACCTTTTAGGTCTTCAGCTGTTTCTTTTCAGCAGCGGGGAAAAGGACATTATTCAGAATTAAACGATAGCCGGGTGAATTTTTATGCAGTTCTAATATGGTTTCCGGATCGCCAACTTTATGCTGATAATCCTCTGGATCATGACCACCGTAAAAAGTGAAAGTCCCTTTGCCAATATTGCCATGAATGTATTTAACTTCATTCTGACCGGGAACTTCCGCTAAAATAATCACACTTTTCTTTACCTTATCCTTGAAAAAAGAAGTGGTCTGACCCAGAAAACCGTTTATAACATTAGTATGACATTGCGTAAGCATTGTGGGAACAGGATCATACTTGGCGCTGAAATCAAAAAGCTGAAAATAATCCGCTTCGGGACCTCTTAAACTGGAATAATCGCTGGCATCTATATCGGAAAATTCATATTCATAAGGATTGGGACGCAAAGTAAAATTTTCAAAGGCAAAAGTGCGGGAAAAATCCAGTTTACTTTGATACTGAGGGTCTATGCCATCACCGTCAATAGCGGCATCTACAATATCTACATCTTTGGCTGCTAAGGCAATATCATAAGTATCGGTAGCAGCACACATAGCAAACATAAAACCACCGTTTATTACATAGTTGCGTATCTTTTCCGCTACTGCATGCTTCAATTGCCAAACCTTGGCAAAATTATGTTTAGCAGCCATTGCTTCATTTACACGTACATCATTTTGATACCAGCTGGTATTTCTATAAGAACCATAAAACTTGCCATACTGACCTGTAAAATCCTCATGGTGTAAATGCAGCCAATCATATTCCGGAAGCTTGCCTCCTAAAACTTCATCATCCCAAACACGGTCATAATCAATTTCCGCATAATCCAAAGCCATAGTTACTGCATCATCCCAGGGAAGAGCATTAGGAGGTATATAAACCGCTATTTTAGGTTCTTTTTCCAGGGCTATGCTTTCCATATTATTCGCCTGAATTTCCATTAAAATTGCCGCTACATCAGAAGAAGAAACATTTTCATAACGCACACCCCGAATGTTACAAAGAGCAGTTAAACTTTCGGAATCGGGAAAAAGAAAACTTCCTCCCCGATAGTTTAAAAGCCATCTGCCAACAAGATGTTCTTTCAGACCCGCAAAGGCAATGCCATAGGCCTTTAGATGGTTGGTCTGCGTGTTATCCATAGGGATTAAAATATCAGCAGATAAAGGTATTATAGTAAAACTGCTAAACACTATTAAGCATAGCAGAATAACTGATATCCTTTTTCCTCCAACACACACCAACGCTTTTCTAAACAAGGATTTATCCTCCTTAATTTAATTCCTGCTTATATAAAGCTATTTTTATGTCATAAAACGCATAAATGTCTTCTGCTGTCAAGATAAATCTCACAAACAACGAAAACAAAGAGGACACCGAAGAAAAAGAGTATTTTTTTACATGGAAAACACTGAATACACCGAGAGCACAGAAAAAACTATACAACTAATAAACTTCCAATATAGCTCCAGCCCTCTCTACCCCTTTCACTGAAACACATAAATCAGCCACGGAATATAAAACAGAGCAATAAAAATGGATATAGAAACAATAGTAGCCGCAAACTCTCTATCCAAATTTTCCAAATTGGCAAAAATAAGAGTATTAAAACCAATAGGCAAAGCAGCACAAACAGTTACTACAGTTCTGGTTATTCCCTTAAACCCAAAAAGAGCAGATAGAACAATACCTATGCCCAAACCAATGCCCATTCTAATAAAAATGGCAATTGCCGCTTTTCCGATATTACAGCGTTTGGGATTAAAATAAAGTCCTAAGGCAATCATCATTAAAGGGACCATCGGTTGCCCCATAAAATTGAGAAAATTCAAAGCTAAAGCAGGCATCGGGACTTTAGTTAATTTCCAGGAAAAGGCAATTAACATAGCCCAAAGGGGAGGTAAACGCAAAAACTTTTTCCACTCAATTGCCGCTGTTTTGCTATTATTTCCATATTTTATGGCATTGTAATAGGTAAAGGTAAAAATCATAAAGGTATTGCCAATATCAAAAAGTGATGCTCTGGCAAGTCCTTCATTGCCAAAGGCAGCAAAGAAAAAAGGCAAGGCATAAGCAGTATTCATAATCATTGTTCCCACCAGGAAACTGCCGAAAGTGGTTTTTTCCATTTTCAAGTGTTTTCCTATAGTGCGGGAGATAATATACATCAGAAAGACAATAATAATGGCTGTAAATGGAATTAAAGCCATATCCGCTTTTAGCTGAATATTGGAAATAGCAATAATGGTTAAAGAAGGTAAACATACATTAAGCACAACCCTCAAAAGAACAGGCGCATCGTCTTTAGACAGAAGCTTTAGAAGTTTAAAGGCAATGCCTACAAAAAAAGCCAGAATAAGAGGAATTATCTTTTCAATAAAGGGATTCATTGCTCAGGAGGAAGATAAAAAGTGCGAAATAGCAGGTTAAATTGTTCTTCCAGGTCTTGATTATGTAGCTTATCTCTTTCGGTAATTTCTTTTCTTATTTGCCAGGAAGGGTCTTTTGCCAGTGTTTCTTGCAGTTGCCATTTATGCCTGAATTCTCTTCCCTCAAGTTTAACTAATGCCTCCCATTGTTGTTCCGTGAAACGAATTGCCAAACCTTTATCCCGCAGAAGCTTGGTATTTACTTTCAAAGGATAAATCTCAGTGATACGGATAATTTTCAGTATTTCAGAACGCGAAAAATATTTTTCTGCCTTTAGTTCTTGATAAACCACCATCTCGCGGTAAAATTTACGACCATTCACAGAAGACAGATGATTAACATCCAAGCCCTCTTTTTCTATCTGACTGATAGTTGTGTGATTGAAAGTATATATTGTTTTTTGGTAAACGGTCTGTTCAAACACATTCTGCACAATAAAAAGAGCTATAAAAGCAAAGAAAAAGGCAATAACTGGTGCAGCTATCCAAGCCAAAGATACCTTGCCTAATATATTGTAACGGATATTTTTACCCCCTTTTACCAAACCAATTCCAACAACCGCTCCCACGATAATTTGGGTGGAAGATACAGGAACTAAAGGAATGGGAGGTAAACCTATACTTAATAATAGGTTTTGCAAACCACGCGAAGCAAAAATAAAAAGGACAATTGCTTCTGCAGTTACAGCTATAAGTGCTGTTACCGGTGAAAGATGAAAAATATCTTTTCCTACAGTACGCATTACTTTATGCGAATAGGTGTAAATTCCGACAATTATAGAAATTGCACCCAAAATATAGAGTTGCTGGACACCCGAAAGAGTAAAACTGCCCAAATTAATATCTTTGAAAGGAGTTACCGGAACAAAAACTCCAACCACATTGGCTATGTTATTAGCACCCAAAGAAAAAGCACCAAAGGCACCGATTATAATTAATCCTAAACGAACATAAACATCTTGCTCTAAAAGATGAATTTTTCCTCTATTGATAACGGGTCTGATTAAATAAAAAAGCAAAGCGGCAATAATTCCGGAAAGCACAAAAGCAATTACCCAGCTGGAAACAATGGTAAGTAAATTACGAAAGTCAGTTAGCCGTCCCGAAAAAAAGTTCCAACCAATAATTGCACCTACAATGGTTTGAGAAGTTGAAACCGGAATTCCCGTTCGGACAATAGCAGTAATAGTTAAAGCAGCTGCCAGGGCAACTGTAAAAGCACCTCCTAAAGCATCAACACTTCCTAAACGACCTAAAGTTCCGGAAGGACCGCTACCTTCAAAAACAGCTCCTAAAAAGATAAAAATGGACGCAATTAAAGCCGCTGTTTTGAATTTCAGCATTCTGGTTTCTACAGCAGCACCAAAAATATTGCCGGTATCATTGGCTCCTAAAGACCAACCTAAAAAAAGACCGCTGAGCAGGTAAATAAAAATCATTTATAGTTGACGCTTGATAGCATAAATAGATAAACGATCACAAACAACCTGCGCATAATCCGAAATTTTTTCAATATGTATGGCAAAAAAACGCAGCTGACTTTTTTGGGAAAGTTCAATATCCAAATTGAATATTTCACGACGCAGGCGTTCACCTATATGATCCGCTTCGCGTTCAAAGAAATAGACCTTGTGAATGTAATTGTTTACAGCAGCTAAATCCCTAAAAAATGAACGAACTGCAAAAGAGAGCTGTTCAACGGCATTGCTTGATGCCTTAGTTGTTTGCATCCACAAATCATTTAAGCACTCTGGAATTTTTGGCATTTCAATGGAAAATTGAACCAGAGAGTCCTTTATATTATCAATAACCTCATCTGTATTTTCCAAAATAGCAAGAACATCACCTCTGTTTTCCGGAATTAGAGTTCGTTCATAAAGAAAGCGTTCAATGCTAACCCGTAAATCATCTGCCCGATGTTCATTTTCCCTGATTTGAGCCAAACGGGTTTCAAATTGTTCAATCCTGTTATTGAGGTAATCTTCCATTGCCAGTTCAAAAGTGGTAGCCGAATCACTTAAAATATCCAAAAAGGCATCTATCTGGGTTTCAATAAAGCGGGTTGTTTTTAAAATCAGAGCCATTTTCTCTCCTTGAGAGTTATAATTTTATTCCTTTTATCATTTTAACCAGAAAAAGAGATACTACTTTCTGTCAAGCGAAAAGGGAATTCAAGTTAATGGGTGAACAGGTTAACGGGTGAAACCCCAAGATAAATTAAGGGCAACCTGTAATATTTTTTCCTGTTGCAAAGACAATTATATTTTTCACTTACCTGGATTCCTGCTTCCTTGGGAATGACAACTGATTTATACCTATTTTTGCAATAATGACAAGGGTATGAATTCCTTTATAAACCTTCTTTTTCTATGGCAAAGAAAGAATTTGCCAACCCATTAGTTATCAAATGCATTGTATAAATTTATTTTAAAAATGATACAACTTCTTCTCGTAGTATAAATTGACCTCTCTACCTCAAGACCTTAGCGCAAAAAATGTTTCAACGCATTAACAAATGTCTCAACATCTTCCCTGCAGCTAATCGTTACCCTTAAACAATTTTGCAAACGGGGATGCGAACCTACATCGCGAACAGCAATATCGTTTGCCAAAAGATGATTAAAGAATTCAGGAGTCCGTTCTGCAAGAGAAAAAGTGAGGAAATTGGTAGCAGAAGGATAAACCTTTATCTCTTCTATTGTTTGCAAAGTTGCAAAAAGCTCTTCCCGCAATTGAATTGTCTGTTGCACTTGTGTTTTAAAGATATCCTGATTTTCCAGAATAGTGAGAGCAAATGCCTGGTTCAGAATAGAAGTATGAAAGGTAGTAAGAACTTTGGAAAGTTCATAAATGTTTTCCGCTGAAGAAATTGCATAGCCAAAACGCAATCCAGCAGAGGAAAATGCTTTGGAAAAAGAACGCACTAAAATCAAATTTGGATACTGCAATAAACTGCCTGCCAGAGTTTTACCCGAAAATTCAAAATAGGTCTCATCTACCAGCACAAGTTTATCAGGCAAAGCTTTAATTATTTGTAATAGTTGGCAATCGGGAAACAAATTGCCCGTAGGATTATTGGGATTGCATAATATAGCTAACTTACAATCCGGGTGACTGGCAAGTTCCAAATACTTTTCCGGGGAGAAACTGAAATCCTCATCCAAATCCAAAAATAGCATTTTCAGTCCTACCATAGCGCTAAAGGTTTTATAATCAAAATAGGAAGGTGCCAGGGAAACAGCAAAGGATTGATCATTTTCCCGCACTGCCAGAAAGATATGATAGAGAATATCATCAGCTCCATTTCCCCACAGGACATTTTCTTTTGTTAAGGAATTGCCAATGTAAGAAATTAGGGATAAATGCAGTTTTTCCGTTACAGGAGAGAGATAACGATTTAGTTCAATCTCTTCCATTTTGGCTAAAAATTGCTGTTTAATTGCCTGATAGGGATTTAGGCAACTTTCGTTCAGGCACATCATTCTTTTTTTAACGGGAACACTTATTTTAGAGGGCTTTTTGTCTTTCAAGTCACTGCGAAAATAGGACATAATTCTTTCTCCTTCTATCAATATTATAAGTTGAAATCGGGGAAAAGCAAAAGTGTCATTCTTATCCTGTTTCCACATTGAAAGTGCAGTTATCATTGAAAAAATATCCTTGATTCCTGCTTGTGCAGAAATGACAAGAGCATTTCATTCCAGCAATGATATTATTTAAAAAAAGCCACGGGAGGAGTACCCGTGGCTTTGTCTGTGTGTTGCTGAGGAGGGATTATTAGGGGCTTATTTTTCTCGCTCTATTGTTTGGGAGGTAATTTTTTTTCAGGCATACCGAAAGAACCGCATTCTCCGCATCCATCACAATTTTCTCTGCTCTGAGGTCTGAAGTCCTTAGCATTTTTACAGGGTGTTTGTTTATGCATAGCACCCTGAAAATGTGACATATTCTTTTTCAGGGTTGCCTTCTGTTCGGGGGTAAGTTCTTTCATTCTGGCAGCCAAAAAATCCACTTTAGCATCGGCTAAGACATTGCGTTTAGTGGCTATTTGTTTGTTTAAATCCTTTGCCTGCTTGTAGTTTTCATCTTTCAAAGCTTTCTGCAGGTCAATTTTTAAATTTTTAATTTCGGCGTTTAGGGTGTTTTTATTTTTCTCAAAACTTATTTTCAATTCTTCAAATTTTTTCTTTTGGGCATCGGTAAGTTTCAATTCCTCAAGGTATTTTCGCATCGGCATTTCGGGGTTCGGGGTTTTAATTTCTTCCGATTGCACCTTAGGATTAGAGCGATCTTTAGGGGCATCCGTTTGGGCAAGTAATGCACCGCAAACGAATATTAGGGCAAGGGTTAGGAATATAATTTTTTTCATCTGTTTCTCCTATTTTTAGGTATATTATCTCTGTTTAAGCGTTTTTTGGCAAATTCGGCACGGCGTTGGAAATGTTCCTGTGCTTCTTCTGCCGTTAAGGTCTTACGATAGGCAACCATTCTTTCCGCCAATCTTCTTTCCAGATTGTTTTGAGCCACCAGGGAAGAATCAATTAAGGCATTCACTTTTGCCATATCTACAGGGTCTTTTGCCAGTTCCAGCATCAGGGAATGTTTGATAGTTTCAAATTTATCCCTTAAATTCCTGATTTCTTCATCCCTTTCAAAAGGAGGAGGACCAAAATGGGGACGGGAACCTCGCATTTCTTCGTTTCTTACAGGTGGTTGAGGATGAGGGTGAAACCAGTGTAAATAAATGAAACTGCCGATAAAGGCAAGATTAAAACTCACCGAAATCAGCAGGATTATTATTAGCCAGCGTTTACTCACCCTGTTCTCCATTTTCCGCTATATTATCCAGAATTGTGTTTTCACCAAAACTGCCGTAAGCGATGGAAGTAAGAGTAAGGGATTCCGTTTTTTCCGGAATTATGTTGTTATAGCTAACTATACCGACTTTAACACCTGCCCATAAGCTTAAGATAATAGTGAGCATAGCGGTAACTGGGGCAAGTTTATAGCGACGGAAAAATCCCGGATTTTTTGCTTCCAGACGGTGCACCTTATCCATAATTTGTCCGTGAATCCAGGAAGGAAACTCTGGTTTTGGGAGGTGAGAAAGCATCAGATGCAGTTTTTGGGCATCTGCCAGAAAAACTTTGCAGGCAGGACATTTATCCAGATGGGATTGAAGTTTTGCCTGAAAGCGGATATCCAATTCGCCATCAAGTTCTTTTTCCAGATAGCGTTTGGCTTTACTGCATCTCATTTTTCTGCACCTTCTTATATTTTTTGCTTCCAATTACTATACCATTCAACTTTCTTTATCCTGCAAAATTTTTTTCCTTAATGTGCGTTTTGCTCTTACCAGCAAGGATTCAACCGCTTTTATACTGATTCCCAAAGTGGCAGAAATTTCCTTGTAGGACATTTTTTCGTAATATTGTAATTGAATTACGGCTGCCAAACGCGGAGGCAAAGCCGAGATTGCATTTTTTAGAACTGTGTAGTCCGTTTCGTTGGTGGTAGCCGTTTTTTCGGGAATACAATTAAATCTCTCCGGTTCCATATTTATATAATGTGCCTTCTGTTTTAGAAAGCTGAGGCATTTATTACGAGCAATTTTATAGGTATAAGCAAGAGCTGTGGCTTCATCTATGCGATCCAGATTTTTGTATACCGCTATAAATACGGTTTGGACGATATCCAAGGCATCCTGTTCATTAGCGCATAAAGTTAACACATAATTAAAGATGCGCTTTTCATTAGCCGTTAAAAATGCCTCAAAATGTTCTTTCTTCATACCTGTTTTTACTTATCATTGTATTTTTTGAATGTAAATTCCCTTATCATTCCTGGGCAACTAGGAATCCACATAAGGAAAAAAATATTTATGCATTTTAATATGGAATTTACATCATATCTTTAGTATGTTGTTTTTTTAACTTGCAAGAAATAAACCAAACCCGAAACAAAGCTTCAAGATGTAGCCGGAGAACGCTGATTCTCCGCATTTTTTGTAACCGTAACTTATCCAAATTTCGTATTATTTTCACGCAGAGGATTGGCTTCCTCCGTCTACACTTCCAAAACAAAACTTGACTAATTTCCCTCTTATCAGTTAGCAGTAACAACTAAGATGATTAATAAAAGCGTAGTTTTTCTTGCCCGCAAATACCTGAGCGGACGCAAAACCAGAGGCATCGGCAAAGCTCATTATCTTTGCCTGATTGGCATCACTTTAGGAGTTTTGTCTTTGCTTTGTGTAACTTCCGTGATGAATGGTTTCCGCTTTGATATTCGTAACCGGATTACAGGCACTTTTGCAGAAATTCGTATTTCGGCAAAAGGAGGGGAAACCATCAAAGGTTACTCTGCTATTTGTAACCAATTGCAAGATATGAAGTTCTCTGCCAGTCCCGTAATTCGGAATGAATTGTTGCTGAAATATGATTCTGTAGTTTTGCCTACGCTTTGTTTTGGTATTGAACCAAATAGGCATAAAAATGTCTCTTCCCTTTTGCAAAAACCGGATACCGGCAGCAAAGAAATCATTCAGGGTTTGCTTGTGGGAAATATTTCTCCGGAAGAATTTTCCGCTTCAGGCATTGCTTTAGGGGCAGGGCTGGCTTCACAATTGGGTGTTTATTTGGGAGATGAAATTCAAGTGCTATCACCAATGTTCAATGTTCCAACTGCATTTGGAATGATTCCGCGCATCCGTTTTCTGAAAGTGCAGGCAATTTTTGCTGCTGGAATGCCTGAATATGACCAAAATTTCAGCTTTATGGGCATTGATAACGCTGTCTTTTTTGCTTCTTATTCCCCTGGCGAGGCAGATTATATTGAGGTTAAACCCTTTTCCCAAATGCGCAAAAATCAGCCACTGAAGACCCTGAAAAAGGCATTTCCGGACTTTCAGATTGAGGATTGGAGCAGTTTTGATCCCAATCTTTATTCTGCCATCCGCTTTGAGAAATTCCTGATGTTTGTGATTATGCTCTTTATGTTTATCATTGCCAGCTTTAACCTGACCGGCAATCTGCTGAAAACGATTTCCCAAAAGAAACGCGAATTGGGCTTGCTAAAAGCTTTAGGACTGACCGATAAAGACCTACAAAGCTTATTTTTACTGCAGGCACTTTTTTTGTGTTCCGCGGGAATTATTCTGGGCTTAACTTTGGGCTCGCTTTTACTGCTCATACAAAAATATACGGGAATTGTAAAACTGGGTTTGGGAGGAGGAAATTCCATAATTTTACCCGTGAAATTTGCTTTTACAGATTACCTTTTGATTACTGTTGTTGCCTATTTAATCACTATTTTAAGCGTGCTACTACCTCTCAAACGCCTAAACAAAATAAACGCTGTAGAACTAATTAAACGCGCCGTTTAGAAACTTCTTTCTTGCACATATATTGTTTTTCAGATTCCCTTATGCTTCCCATATCGCGATATGGGAAGCATAAGGGAATGATATGGGAAGCGTAAAATTACTGTGGTGTCCTAAATAAGTTGACACAAAATACAGTAAAGGAGATATTGAAATGAAGACAAAAAACGAGGACAAACGGAAGCGCACAAACTATAGTGTAGCTTTCAAAATGCAAGTGGTGGAAGAGGTCGAAAACGGTCTGATAAGTGCGGAAGGAGCCCGTAAGCTATATGGGATCCCCGGAAAAGATTCTATCCCATCTTGGATAGAGAAATATGGTATAAACAACAGAATTAACAAGGCGGTATACGTTATGACACAAAAAGAAGAACTCGAATTAGTGGTATTCCGTAAGGAAAACAAACGCTTGAAGAAAGCACTTGATGACAGCCATGTACAAGTGTTGGCATGGGAATCATTAGTTGAGATAGCTGAAGAAGAGCTTCATGTTAACTTAAAAAAAAAGTTTGGTTCCCAGCTTGCCAAGAAGCTCGAAGAAAAGCTGACACAATCGGATTAAATACAAGCATGGAAGCAATTTGTATGACCTTTGGATACTCTCGCCAGGCCTATTACAAGCATAAACAGTTGGAGGAATTTCGGACTAAGCGCGATCAGAATGTGCTTGCAGAAGTTCGGAATATCCGCCATAAACAGCCCAAGGTGGGAGTCAGAAAGTTGCATATAATGCTGAATAATCTTGAGCAATCAGAGTTGAAGATAAGTCGGGATCAGTTATTCGCACTGCTGGCAAGGAATGATATGCTGGTTAAGCAAAAGAAAAAGTTTACCCGCACTTCCCGCCCAGATAAAAAGGCCTCCGTATTTCCTAATCTGTTGGATATGAAAACGATAGACAAGAAGAATCAGGCATGGGTGGTGGATATTACCTATCTCAATACCTGTTATGGTTTTGCCTATCTATACCTAATAACTGATAGGTATTCGCGTAAGATTATCAGCTTTGTTGTTGCCAACAGATTGCATGCAAAATATGCGTGTAAAGCTCTTCAAAAGGCAATTAGTACCGTAGATGATCCTGCTGGGATTATTCATCATTCCGATCATGGAAGCCAGTATTGCAGCGAGGAATACCAAAAAATATTGAATAGCAATAAGATACTATGTAGCATGACAGGCATAGCTCATTGTTATGATAACGCTGTGGCAGAACGTATTAATGGCATCTTAAAACAAGAATTTGGCTTAGGGAGGACTTTGCAATCTGTAAAAGTAGCTCAGGAATTAGCTTCAGATGCAATCTACATCTACAATAATAACCGATTGCATAGCGCTCTGATGTATAAGACGCCTTGCGAGGTGCACGATGCACTCTAAATTAAGCAAAAACGACGAGCACCCTTCTTGCGTGCACGTCGTCGTTTTTGCGTCTATAACATGTCAACTATTTCAGGACTTGACATACCATAAAGTAAGCAAAAAATGTTATTGCTGTATAATTCTTTTCTAAAATAGATAATGGAACTTTTTTTATTTTGTCTTCTTTTCGCCGGGTTGAAACCCGTCGTTAATAGCTGTCTTTCCTACGGAAATAATAATGTTTCACTATAATATTTATATTGCTTATCTGGATTTTTATAGAATATATTCAGTACCCTTTATTCAGTTTTTAGGTGCAACGATCTTTATTTATAAATTACTATATTATTTGAAGTTAATCCGAATTTAATACCCCATTTTTTCTCAACTGTATTATTTTGGTTTATCCTGCCTTCCGGAATTGTAAAATTGAATTTTATTCAGTGTTTATTGTGTTTCCATGGTTTAGAAATATTACTCTTGTTGCAGGCGTTCCTTTTCTTTGCGGATATCATCTATAACCTCCGGATTTTGAATAACTTTCTTTTTCCCTTCAGTTACAGAAATAATATAGAAGACTTTTCCTCCATATTTGGCAGTAAATTTTTCGTGTGTCTTTTTTTGAAATTCCAATTCATTGATAATTTGCGGAATATAGGCATAACCAGCCGGTTTAATTTGCAATCCGATATACTTTTCTTTCACTTTAATGAAAAAGTCAACATTATAACCTCTATCCCATTCATCCGGTGCGGGCTCAATTTTAACTCCCAATTCATTTTGCAACTGACCGTAAATTGTCTGAATTTCGGACTGGTAACCATCATAAGTTCTGTTAATAACCAAATTGATAATAAAATTAATACAGTCCTCTTCGGTTATGCTTTCTATTTCTGCTGTACAAACTTCCGTTATTTTTATATAAAGTCGTCTGCCTAATTCTTCCAAATGCTCTTTAGGATAAGCATTTTTAAAATAATAGGTCTTCCATTCCTCCAAGGTTTTCGGTGAAAGCTTTCTTATCATTTCTGCCACAGGACCAACCTTATTTTTTTTTGTAAGTCCCCATCTCATATTTGCCTGATTTATTATCCATTCTTTTGGCATTAGTCCTCTCCTTTATAAGACAAAAATCGAACTTTATATTTATAATCTGTGCTAGTATCAACATCGGCTAAGCCATTTTTAATCAAGTGTGCATTAATAAAGGTTTTGTTCCATAAATAGAGATAGCACAGTAGATTATTATTTTCATCATACTTTATATTGTCATAGTTTAAGAATACTCTTTGTCCACTGGTTTTTTCTCTTAGGAAACTAATTGCTTCGCTAGTTTTTTTAGGTATTTCTTTAATCCCTAGTAATCTGATTTTTAATTTATTGTTTAGAACTAATATTTCTGGTGAGATAACATCTTCCACAGTATAATATGAAACTCTTTCGGTATTTGAATTATCAATTTTTGAGCCAAACTTTAATTTTCGGGGATCAATTTTTTTATCAAATTTTATAGGATCTTTGAAGATGTAGGGTAATTTACTTATT
Protein-coding regions in this window:
- a CDS encoding pyridoxal phosphate-dependent aminotransferase: MITALSMWKQDKNDTFAFPRFQLIILIEGERIMSYFRSDLKDKKPSKISVPVKKRMMCLNESCLNPYQAIKQQFLAKMEEIELNRYLSPVTEKLHLSLISYIGNSLTKENVLWGNGADDILYHIFLAVRENDQSFAVSLAPSYFDYKTFSAMVGLKMLFLDLDEDFSFSPEKYLELASHPDCKLAILCNPNNPTGNLFPDCQLLQIIKALPDKLVLVDETYFEFSGKTLAGSLLQYPNLILVRSFSKAFSSAGLRFGYAISSAENIYELSKVLTTFHTSILNQAFALTILENQDIFKTQVQQTIQLREELFATLQTIEEIKVYPSATNFLTFSLAERTPEFFNHLLANDIAVRDVGSHPRLQNCLRVTISCREDVETFVNALKHFLR
- a CDS encoding periplasmic heavy metal sensor — its product is MSKRWLIIILLISVSFNLAFIGSFIYLHWFHPHPQPPVRNEEMRGSRPHFGPPPFERDEEIRNLRDKFETIKHSLMLELAKDPVDMAKVNALIDSSLVAQNNLERRLAERMVAYRKTLTAEEAQEHFQRRAEFAKKRLNRDNIPKNRRNR
- a CDS encoding inorganic phosphate transporter — translated: MIFIYLLSGLFLGWSLGANDTGNIFGAAVETRMLKFKTAALIASIFIFLGAVFEGSGPSGTLGRLGSVDALGGAFTVALAAALTITAIVRTGIPVSTSQTIVGAIIGWNFFSGRLTDFRNLLTIVSSWVIAFVLSGIIAALLFYLIRPVINRGKIHLLEQDVYVRLGLIIIGAFGAFSLGANNIANVVGVFVPVTPFKDINLGSFTLSGVQQLYILGAISIIVGIYTYSHKVMRTVGKDIFHLSPVTALIAVTAEAIVLFIFASRGLQNLLLSIGLPPIPLVPVSSTQIIVGAVVGIGLVKGGKNIRYNILGKVSLAWIAAPVIAFFFAFIALFIVQNVFEQTVYQKTIYTFNHTTISQIEKEGLDVNHLSSVNGRKFYREMVVYQELKAEKYFSRSEILKIIRITEIYPLKVNTKLLRDKGLAIRFTEQQWEALVKLEGREFRHKWQLQETLAKDPSWQIRKEITERDKLHNQDLEEQFNLLFRTFYLPPEQ
- a CDS encoding MlaD family protein — protein: MKKFYPNLRSVQIKTGIWTIVICLILVFSYFWLSGRLAVRSHYELKIAFPNVMGLEVGDKVMYRGMEVGRVKSITASKDKVITTANIRSDIILTEGTRFLVSDSSLMGGKALNIIPGDGKNPLNIKKLQQGTSPEGMMELISKASAGLDELNETVKLLNSPNGLLQSSRKLVQNADGTVTEMGNLAKEIKQELVITVNKIEDLTSSLQEVIAENKEPLKNTLVEGNITIEKLSATLDSLKILSANLNRSAKALTENAGTAGLLLNDKQLYEKITNATDNLNALIKDIKENPKKYIKFSVF
- a CDS encoding DUF47 domain-containing protein; amino-acid sequence: MALILKTTRFIETQIDAFLDILSDSATTFELAMEDYLNNRIEQFETRLAQIRENEHRADDLRVSIERFLYERTLIPENRGDVLAILENTDEVIDNIKDSLVQFSIEMPKIPECLNDLWMQTTKASSNAVEQLSFAVRSFFRDLAAVNNYIHKVYFFEREADHIGERLRREIFNLDIELSQKSQLRFFAIHIEKISDYAQVVCDRLSIYAIKRQL
- a CDS encoding AEC family transporter, whose amino-acid sequence is MNPFIEKIIPLILAFFVGIAFKLLKLLSKDDAPVLLRVVLNVCLPSLTIIAISNIQLKADMALIPFTAIIIVFLMYIISRTIGKHLKMEKTTFGSFLVGTMIMNTAYALPFFFAAFGNEGLARASLFDIGNTFMIFTFTYYNAIKYGNNSKTAAIEWKKFLRLPPLWAMLIAFSWKLTKVPMPALALNFLNFMGQPMVPLMMIALGLYFNPKRCNIGKAAIAIFIRMGIGLGIGIVLSALFGFKGITRTVVTVCAALPIGFNTLIFANLENLDREFAATIVSISIFIALFYIPWLIYVFQ
- a CDS encoding Spy/CpxP family protein refolding chaperone — encoded protein: MKKIIFLTLALIFVCGALLAQTDAPKDRSNPKVQSEEIKTPNPEMPMRKYLEELKLTDAQKKKFEELKISFEKNKNTLNAEIKNLKIDLQKALKDENYKQAKDLNKQIATKRNVLADAKVDFLAARMKELTPEQKATLKKNMSHFQGAMHKQTPCKNAKDFRPQSRENCDGCGECGSFGMPEKKLPPKQ